In one window of Thermovenabulum gondwanense DNA:
- a CDS encoding efflux RND transporter periplasmic adaptor subunit — protein MCNTGKSNLKKLMTIFTVVFLLLFIAAGCGMKKNTPQSQEEKVPVKVLDLKALTVSEFQEFPALLEAEGQIALVSKMSGKVEKVLVKEGQEVKKGDALIRLETKDVMNQVNQAKAAYDLALSNYSRIKNSQSVQEVERLESAVTQAELNYNNVLNNYEKMKNLYEQGAISKQQFENVELQYKIAKEQLESAKTQLSLTKEKAIPDMIEGAKAQLDQAKAALDTAMSALENTVITAPADGTVGSINVKEGQFVGAGTVVAALGNIKALEVKVYLPENKVNAVKPKDKAVIKVDAAGYSGEGEIADVGVYKDPKTQTYPVKVIVNNDKGLLKPGMLAKVGIKVKELEGLFVPENAVVSFGQDKAVFVVSDNTAYLRKVKVGDTLSGYVQLLEGVKEGEKVVVEGQDYLEDKDKVEIISGSEK, from the coding sequence ATGTGCAACACAGGAAAGAGTAACTTGAAAAAACTGATGACTATCTTTACGGTGGTTTTTCTCCTGTTGTTTATAGCAGCGGGCTGCGGTATGAAAAAAAACACGCCTCAGTCTCAGGAAGAAAAGGTACCGGTCAAAGTTCTGGATTTAAAAGCCCTAACCGTATCGGAGTTTCAAGAATTTCCCGCACTTTTGGAAGCTGAGGGCCAAATAGCATTAGTTTCTAAAATGTCGGGCAAGGTGGAAAAGGTCCTGGTGAAAGAAGGACAGGAAGTAAAAAAAGGCGATGCCCTGATAAGATTGGAAACAAAAGATGTAATGAATCAGGTTAATCAGGCTAAAGCAGCCTACGACCTTGCTTTATCCAACTATTCCAGAATAAAAAACAGCCAGTCCGTCCAGGAAGTGGAAAGATTGGAATCCGCGGTTACTCAGGCGGAGTTAAATTACAATAATGTGCTGAATAATTACGAGAAGATGAAAAATCTGTATGAGCAGGGAGCAATATCCAAACAGCAATTCGAAAATGTGGAATTGCAATATAAAATTGCTAAGGAGCAATTGGAATCTGCAAAAACACAACTGTCTTTAACAAAGGAGAAGGCCATACCCGATATGATAGAAGGGGCGAAAGCCCAGCTTGATCAAGCAAAGGCTGCTTTGGACACCGCCATGAGCGCTCTGGAAAACACGGTAATCACCGCACCGGCGGACGGAACGGTGGGTTCGATTAACGTGAAAGAAGGGCAATTTGTGGGAGCGGGGACGGTAGTAGCGGCGCTGGGTAATATTAAAGCCCTGGAAGTGAAGGTATATTTGCCCGAAAATAAGGTAAATGCTGTAAAACCGAAGGATAAGGCCGTGATAAAGGTGGATGCTGCGGGTTATTCCGGGGAAGGAGAAATAGCCGATGTGGGGGTCTACAAGGATCCGAAAACTCAAACGTATCCCGTGAAAGTGATAGTCAATAATGATAAAGGGCTTTTAAAACCGGGTATGCTGGCCAAGGTGGGAATAAAGGTAAAGGAACTGGAAGGTCTTTTTGTACCGGAAAATGCTGTGGTATCTTTTGGTCAGGATAAAGCGGTGTTTGTGGTATCGGATAATACCGCGTACTTGCGGAAGGTCAAGGTAGGGGATACCCTTTCGGGTTACGTTCAGTTGCTGGAAGGGGTTAAAGAGGGAGAAAAGGTGGTAGTGGAAGGTCAGGATTACCTGGAGGACAAAGATAAAGTAGAAATAATAAGCGGGAGTGAAAAATAA
- a CDS encoding VTT domain-containing protein yields MFFMQNSALWLFLISFIEASFFPVPPDLVLIPLCLKHTEKYLFYAFIASIASAMGGLFGYFLGVRAGRSLLNKFINNSRLKLIEDYFKKYGAWAVAIAGFTPIPYKVFTIASGIFRMDIFTFFIASFFSRGARFFLEALIVRFFGEKAELLINKYLGPGSFALIGIIFVVYYIILKSSFFVRAKIWILPFYKKIKFAVSLFLEKFGEFGVYVIAGVSYSSVAALVFLKIVDGLKEKELDLIDGAIVKFILSHFKTPLMDIITGNFIEVVESPVTVITVFIISTGFVFYIYKKLIYLFLTFASFSGAVVIQLVLKNEIQRLRPVPEIPMGLFFKYGFPSGSVLVFTSFIGYAVFLTVKILDKKTKKYAIIFIDLLLTAFIGFCRVYNMLNYPSDVFAGFLIGGIWLSALIIITLAFENYFRIRRG; encoded by the coding sequence ATGTTTTTTATGCAAAACAGTGCTCTCTGGCTCTTTCTTATATCCTTTATAGAAGCATCTTTTTTCCCCGTTCCGCCCGACCTGGTATTAATTCCCCTCTGTTTAAAGCATACCGAAAAATATTTATTTTATGCTTTTATCGCTTCAATTGCTTCCGCGATGGGAGGGCTCTTCGGTTATTTTTTGGGGGTCAGGGCGGGAAGAAGCCTTTTGAACAAATTTATAAATAACTCAAGATTAAAGCTAATTGAAGATTATTTTAAAAAATACGGAGCCTGGGCTGTAGCTATTGCGGGTTTTACACCAATACCCTATAAAGTTTTTACTATTGCCTCAGGTATTTTCAGGATGGACATTTTTACCTTTTTTATTGCTTCTTTTTTTAGCAGGGGCGCCCGGTTTTTTTTAGAGGCTTTAATTGTACGTTTTTTTGGAGAAAAGGCGGAGCTTTTAATTAATAAATATTTGGGTCCGGGGTCATTTGCTTTAATAGGAATTATTTTTGTTGTTTACTATATTATTTTAAAAAGCAGTTTTTTTGTGAGGGCAAAAATTTGGATTTTACCGTTTTATAAAAAAATTAAGTTTGCTGTTTCCTTATTTCTCGAGAAATTTGGAGAATTCGGTGTTTATGTCATTGCCGGAGTAAGTTACAGCTCCGTTGCTGCGTTAGTTTTTTTGAAAATTGTTGACGGATTAAAGGAAAAGGAACTGGACTTAATCGATGGTGCAATTGTTAAATTCATTCTCTCGCACTTTAAAACGCCACTGATGGATATAATCACCGGAAATTTTATAGAAGTTGTGGAATCGCCGGTAACGGTAATAACTGTTTTTATAATATCCACCGGTTTTGTTTTTTATATTTATAAAAAATTGATCTATTTATTTCTGACTTTTGCTTCTTTTTCGGGGGCCGTAGTGATTCAGTTGGTACTAAAAAATGAGATTCAAAGATTAAGGCCCGTTCCGGAAATTCCCATGGGTTTGTTTTTTAAATACGGTTTTCCCAGCGGATCGGTTCTGGTTTTTACCTCCTTTATAGGATATGCAGTTTTTTTGACTGTAAAAATTTTAGATAAAAAAACCAAAAAATATGCTATAATTTTTATTGATTTATTGCTCACTGCTTTTATCGGTTTTTGCAGGGTATATAATATGTTGAATTACCCTTCGGATGTCTTTGCGGGATTTTTGATAGGGGGGATTTGGCTTTCGGCTTTGATAATTATTACCCTGGCATTTGAGAATTATTTCAGGATCAGGAGGGGTTGA
- a CDS encoding glycosyltransferase: MELPQIIYIIAVFLYLFFFVLFLRYFFWMNYSNKYYWSRRRPLSLLDLKRIAREKNKKIPMFSILVPAREEAQVIGQTIENLAKLNYPHNLLEIIVITDEKELEKGTAVTTQQVVEQKIEEFKKRKNAPILKHVMVPYDFDGFYQGMCIGKSVPSTKGRALNYGLSFIDKNSDICGFYDAESHPEKDVLLYIAYRWLSSDRKNLIWQGPVFQVRNFFFLSPITKIASLYQALAHEWYMPVLMRQLPFVGGTNLFIESKLLKEIGGFDYNALTEDLEIGVRAYLEKDAWPEYFPYVSTEQTPENYKSFFRQRLRWASGHIQVIEKFRKVNNYDLQKKKAIIKNLLLKGEVEWTLYQLAVLIPVAVLILSLKGLIKPVFLPAPLEWTLRSFVFIYFGFTYYLYIKYLKFMKTRSKLHTFTALLQLLFLPLAGFLLPLPYTSALILRALNKQPKVWVKTPRTQEAVDLSVKNI; encoded by the coding sequence ATGGAACTCCCACAGATAATATATATTATAGCGGTTTTTCTGTACTTATTCTTCTTCGTCCTCTTTTTAAGGTATTTTTTCTGGATGAACTACTCCAATAAATACTACTGGTCCAGGAGAAGACCCCTCAGTTTGTTAGACCTGAAAAGAATAGCCAGAGAAAAAAATAAAAAAATCCCCATGTTTTCAATTTTAGTCCCCGCAAGAGAGGAAGCCCAGGTAATAGGTCAGACCATTGAAAACCTGGCAAAATTAAATTATCCTCACAACCTGCTGGAAATAATCGTGATAACCGATGAAAAAGAGCTGGAAAAAGGAACTGCGGTGACTACCCAGCAAGTAGTTGAACAAAAAATTGAGGAATTTAAAAAGAGAAAAAATGCTCCTATATTAAAACACGTAATGGTGCCTTACGACTTTGATGGTTTTTATCAGGGTATGTGCATCGGAAAGTCCGTTCCTTCCACGAAAGGCAGAGCTTTAAACTACGGTTTATCGTTCATAGATAAAAATTCGGATATTTGCGGATTTTACGATGCGGAAAGTCATCCGGAAAAAGACGTGCTTTTATATATAGCTTATCGCTGGTTGTCCTCCGACCGGAAAAATTTAATATGGCAGGGGCCGGTTTTCCAGGTAAGAAATTTCTTTTTCCTGAGCCCTATTACAAAAATTGCTTCCCTCTATCAAGCCTTAGCTCATGAATGGTATATGCCGGTTCTAATGAGGCAGCTTCCCTTCGTAGGAGGGACAAATCTTTTTATCGAATCAAAGCTTTTAAAAGAAATAGGTGGTTTTGATTATAATGCCCTTACCGAAGACCTGGAAATAGGTGTCCGGGCCTATTTGGAAAAGGATGCCTGGCCCGAATATTTCCCTTACGTCAGTACCGAGCAAACTCCTGAAAATTATAAATCCTTTTTCAGGCAGAGGCTGAGATGGGCTTCAGGGCACATTCAGGTAATCGAAAAATTCCGCAAAGTCAATAATTATGATTTGCAAAAGAAAAAGGCTATAATAAAAAATCTCCTGCTTAAAGGAGAAGTAGAATGGACTCTCTATCAGCTGGCAGTATTAATTCCCGTAGCGGTTTTGATTCTGAGTTTGAAAGGTCTTATAAAACCAGTTTTTCTCCCGGCACCTCTTGAATGGACCCTGAGATCTTTCGTTTTTATTTACTTTGGATTCACCTACTACCTTTACATAAAATACCTTAAATTTATGAAGACCAGGAGTAAACTTCATACTTTCACGGCCCTATTGCAGTTATTATTCCTTCCACTGGCGGGATTCCTGTTGCCTCTACCTTATACATCCGCACTTATCCTTAGGGCTTTAAATAAACAACCTAAGGTATGGGTAAAAACCCCCAGAACTCAGGAAGCTGTAGATCTAAGCGTAAAAAATATTTAA
- a CDS encoding phosphoenolpyruvate hydrolase family protein has product MDSLEREKIKQKLRDIIKQGRLIIGAGVGSGFAAKYAEEGGADLLFLFNSGRFRMAGVPSLAGYLPYANANDMVINFGVNEIIPKVKNIPVIAGLCATDPKYSHRELLEIIKNYNFNGIVNYPTMCIINGNFRLIAEEQGFGFDNEVKLIKLASEMNIFTVAFVQNEIETVKMLEANADVICVHFGFTSGGEGNIKTFMPLEEAVKIYCNIYKRINSKLNDKILMVYGGPLGYPESIRNFLREIKLRGANVHGYIGGSAIDSNYVRETISSVTHLLKGISQQEITRLGKLVGSSQSMQNIYEIIMKVAPSDITVLVTGESGTGKELVSEAIHELSLRKNKPLIKINCANLPENLLESELFGHEAGAFTGAIKKHIGKFELADGGTLVLDEIGEIPLNLQAKLLRVIENQEFYRIGGEKLIKVDVRIIACTNKDLSKLVKEGRFREDLFWRLNVININMPPLRMHLEDLPEIVEEIVKRYCKKHNKPIPKIDPNLIKNLKFYNWPGNVRELENFIHTLLVFSNEKMLSFNDKAANLLKEKLLQQNEYEKETQSNLFKTHSEYEIESKILIEVLKQCNFNKTKAAKKLGISRRTLYNKLKKMGCDKAPFNL; this is encoded by the coding sequence ATGGATTCTCTTGAAAGAGAAAAAATAAAGCAAAAATTAAGGGATATTATAAAACAAGGAAGGTTGATTATAGGAGCGGGGGTAGGAAGCGGTTTTGCCGCAAAATATGCCGAAGAAGGAGGAGCAGATCTGTTATTTTTGTTTAATTCCGGCAGATTCCGAATGGCAGGAGTTCCTTCCCTCGCAGGTTACCTTCCTTATGCTAATGCCAACGACATGGTAATAAATTTTGGTGTAAATGAAATCATACCAAAAGTTAAAAATATCCCTGTTATAGCAGGACTATGTGCAACAGACCCAAAATACTCTCATAGAGAACTTTTGGAGATAATAAAAAACTACAATTTCAACGGAATAGTTAACTATCCCACTATGTGTATAATCAATGGAAATTTCAGGTTAATTGCTGAAGAACAGGGATTTGGTTTTGACAATGAAGTAAAATTAATTAAACTTGCTAGTGAAATGAATATATTTACAGTGGCATTTGTCCAAAACGAAATTGAGACAGTAAAAATGCTCGAAGCAAATGCCGATGTTATCTGTGTTCATTTTGGATTTACAAGCGGAGGAGAAGGTAATATAAAAACCTTTATGCCCCTGGAAGAAGCCGTAAAAATCTACTGCAATATTTACAAAAGAATTAACAGTAAACTAAATGATAAAATATTAATGGTATACGGTGGTCCCTTAGGCTATCCGGAAAGTATAAGGAATTTTTTAAGAGAAATAAAACTTAGAGGGGCAAATGTTCACGGCTACATAGGAGGTTCGGCTATAGATAGCAATTATGTAAGAGAAACCATATCCAGTGTAACTCACCTTTTAAAGGGAATAAGTCAACAGGAAATTACAAGGCTGGGAAAACTGGTTGGAAGTTCTCAGTCTATGCAAAATATTTATGAAATAATAATGAAGGTGGCACCAAGTGATATTACCGTGCTGGTAACAGGTGAAAGCGGTACAGGAAAGGAACTGGTTTCAGAAGCTATTCATGAACTAAGCTTGAGAAAAAATAAACCCCTTATTAAAATAAATTGCGCAAACCTACCTGAAAATCTGCTGGAAAGTGAGCTTTTCGGTCATGAAGCCGGCGCCTTTACTGGAGCTATCAAAAAACATATTGGCAAATTTGAGCTTGCCGACGGAGGAACCCTTGTTTTAGATGAAATAGGTGAGATCCCGTTAAACCTCCAGGCAAAACTTTTAAGGGTTATTGAAAATCAAGAATTTTACCGTATAGGCGGGGAGAAGTTAATCAAAGTAGATGTTAGAATAATAGCCTGTACCAATAAGGACCTATCTAAACTTGTAAAAGAAGGAAGATTCCGTGAAGACCTTTTTTGGCGGCTAAATGTCATTAATATTAATATGCCACCCCTGAGAATGCATTTGGAAGACCTTCCCGAAATTGTCGAAGAAATAGTAAAGCGCTACTGTAAAAAGCATAACAAACCCATACCAAAAATAGACCCTAACTTGATTAAAAACCTTAAATTTTATAATTGGCCGGGTAATGTTCGAGAACTGGAAAACTTCATTCACACCCTTTTGGTATTTTCAAACGAAAAAATGCTCTCCTTTAACGATAAAGCCGCAAACCTTTTAAAGGAAAAATTATTGCAGCAAAACGAATATGAAAAGGAAACCCAAAGCAATCTTTTTAAAACCCATTCTGAATATGAAATTGAAAGTAAAATATTAATTGAAGTTTTAAAACAATGTAATTTTAACAAAACAAAAGCTGCAAAAAAGTTGGGAATAAGCAGGCGCACCCTCTACAACAAGTTAAAAAAAATGGGATGTGATAAAGCCCCCTTTAATTTGTAA
- a CDS encoding Tm-1-like ATP-binding domain-containing protein translates to MGKVVAILGTLDTKGAEFKYLKEKVEEFGCKTIVIDAGILEPPYFEPDIKRDEVAKAAGVELNKLLEKKDRGESVTAMANGASIIVKKLYEEGKIDGIVSLGGSAGTSIATAAMKQLPAGFPKVMVSTLASGDTRPYVGTKDITMMYSIVDISGLNRLSKQIIANAAGAICGMVNAKVNAENEKPIIGATMFGVTTPCVTKVREILEKNGYEVLVFHATGTGGQAMESLIEDGIITAVADITTTEWVDELCGGVLSAGPHRLEAAAKKGIPQVICPGALDMCNFGPIDTVPAHYKNRNLYKHNPTVTLMRTTPEESKKLGEIIGKKVSEAKGPTAVIIPKKGVSAIDAEGKPFYDPEADKALFEALKENVKPPVEFIELDLHINDPEYAEFVANKLLELIKKWEGNK, encoded by the coding sequence TTGGGTAAAGTTGTAGCCATCTTAGGTACTCTTGATACAAAGGGAGCCGAATTTAAATACTTAAAGGAAAAGGTGGAAGAATTCGGATGCAAAACCATTGTTATCGATGCAGGAATTTTAGAACCCCCTTATTTTGAACCTGACATTAAAAGGGATGAGGTTGCAAAAGCAGCTGGAGTCGAACTTAACAAACTCCTTGAAAAAAAAGATAGAGGAGAATCAGTAACGGCTATGGCAAACGGAGCCTCAATAATTGTCAAAAAATTATATGAAGAAGGAAAGATAGACGGAATTGTCTCCTTAGGTGGCTCCGCAGGTACATCAATAGCAACAGCGGCAATGAAACAGCTCCCTGCTGGTTTTCCTAAGGTAATGGTATCAACCCTTGCATCTGGTGACACAAGGCCTTATGTAGGCACAAAGGATATTACAATGATGTACTCTATTGTAGATATTTCCGGATTAAACAGACTTTCAAAACAAATAATTGCAAATGCAGCTGGCGCAATTTGTGGAATGGTAAATGCAAAGGTGAATGCTGAAAATGAAAAGCCTATTATTGGCGCTACGATGTTCGGCGTAACCACACCTTGCGTAACTAAGGTAAGAGAAATCTTAGAAAAAAACGGCTATGAAGTGCTGGTATTCCACGCCACAGGTACAGGTGGACAGGCAATGGAAAGTCTAATAGAAGACGGTATAATTACTGCAGTAGCAGATATTACCACTACCGAGTGGGTAGACGAGCTCTGTGGTGGTGTGCTATCAGCAGGGCCTCATAGATTGGAGGCCGCCGCAAAGAAAGGGATACCTCAAGTTATATGTCCAGGAGCCCTCGATATGTGCAACTTCGGTCCTATAGACACAGTACCGGCACACTATAAAAATCGAAACCTCTACAAACATAATCCCACAGTAACTTTAATGAGAACCACTCCGGAAGAATCAAAAAAATTAGGAGAAATTATCGGCAAAAAAGTAAGTGAAGCAAAAGGCCCAACAGCAGTAATAATCCCTAAAAAAGGGGTCTCTGCCATTGATGCTGAAGGAAAACCCTTTTACGATCCAGAAGCCGATAAAGCCCTTTTTGAAGCATTAAAGGAAAATGTAAAACCACCTGTAGAATTTATAGAACTTGATTTACATATCAACGACCCCGAATATGCAGAGTTTGTTGCAAATAAATTGTTAGAATTAATAAAAAAATGGGAGGGGAATAAATAA
- a CDS encoding phosphoenolpyruvate hydrolase family protein, which translates to MTRKEALERLKKQIADGKPIIGAGAGTGISAKCAEAGGVDLIIIYNSGRYRMAGRGSLAGLLPYGDANAIVMEMGREVLPIVKNTPVLAGVCGTDPFRVMKIFLKEIKEAGFTGVQNFPTVGLFDGKFRQNLEETGMGYDLEVEMIALAHEMDLLTCPYVFTPEDAKKMTEAGADVIVAHMGLTTSGTIGAKTALTLDESVERIQEICDAAKAINPEVMVLCHGGPIAEPEDAQYVLSKTKNVVGFFGASSMERLPAERAITEQVKKFKSIIWKH; encoded by the coding sequence ATGACAAGAAAGGAAGCTTTAGAAAGATTAAAAAAGCAAATAGCTGATGGGAAACCAATCATTGGTGCAGGAGCAGGCACCGGAATATCGGCAAAATGCGCAGAAGCAGGTGGAGTTGATTTAATCATAATTTATAACTCCGGAAGGTACAGAATGGCAGGAAGGGGCTCATTAGCAGGACTATTACCCTATGGCGACGCTAATGCTATTGTTATGGAAATGGGCAGGGAAGTTCTACCAATAGTAAAAAATACCCCTGTCCTTGCCGGTGTTTGCGGGACTGATCCCTTTAGAGTAATGAAGATTTTCTTAAAAGAAATAAAAGAAGCGGGCTTTACAGGAGTTCAAAACTTTCCGACAGTAGGGCTTTTTGATGGAAAGTTCAGGCAAAACCTGGAAGAGACGGGTATGGGATATGACTTGGAAGTGGAAATGATTGCCCTTGCCCATGAAATGGATTTATTGACCTGCCCGTATGTATTTACACCAGAAGATGCAAAGAAGATGACTGAAGCCGGCGCTGATGTAATAGTTGCTCACATGGGACTTACCACCAGCGGTACCATAGGTGCAAAAACTGCTTTAACCCTTGATGAATCCGTCGAAAGAATACAGGAAATCTGCGACGCAGCAAAAGCAATAAATCCTGAAGTTATGGTCCTTTGCCATGGTGGCCCAATAGCAGAACCAGAAGATGCTCAGTATGTTCTTTCTAAAACAAAAAATGTTGTGGGCTTTTTCGGAGCCTCTTCAATGGAAAGGTTGCCTGCAGAAAGGGCAATTACTGAACAGGTCAAGAAATTTAAATCTATTATCTGGAAACATTAA
- the argH gene encoding argininosuccinate lyase: protein MNKKLWGGRFEKDTDALVEEFTASIDFDKNLYKEDIMGSMAHARMLAKTGIISKEEAAQIIKGLLEIKAEIENGMFEYTVELEDIHMHIEKRLFEKIGTVAGKLHTARSRNDQVALDMHLYVKEKIDDVVKGIDILMGTLWELSLQHQNTVVPGYTHLQRAQPIFLSDYFKAYYHMLRRDKGRFLKAKENADLMPLGACALAGTTLPIDRVFVKEQLGFSKIYENTIDAVSDRDFIMEFLSASSIIMVHLSRLAEDLILWSTSEFNFIELDDAYSTGSSIMPQKKNPDVLELIRGKTGRVFGNLISVLTMMKGLPLSYNRDMQEDKEPLFDTVDTVLSCLSVLPGLLKTMKIKKENMKKAVEDSFIDATYYAEYLVKKGVPFRHAHEVVGKMVSYCIKKNKKLRDLNVLELKNFSSLFEEDVKDENKGFSIK, encoded by the coding sequence ATGAATAAAAAACTGTGGGGTGGAAGGTTTGAAAAGGATACGGATGCTCTTGTAGAAGAATTTACCGCATCCATCGATTTTGATAAAAACCTGTATAAAGAGGACATAATGGGGAGCATGGCTCATGCCCGGATGCTGGCGAAAACCGGTATAATATCAAAGGAAGAAGCGGCTCAAATTATAAAGGGATTACTGGAAATAAAGGCCGAGATCGAAAATGGAATGTTTGAATATACGGTGGAACTGGAAGATATACACATGCATATTGAAAAAAGGCTTTTTGAAAAGATAGGGACGGTGGCCGGAAAGCTTCATACGGCCCGAAGCAGGAACGACCAGGTAGCCCTTGATATGCACCTTTATGTTAAGGAAAAGATAGATGATGTAGTAAAAGGTATAGATATTCTCATGGGCACTTTATGGGAATTATCCCTCCAACATCAAAATACCGTAGTTCCGGGTTACACCCATTTGCAAAGGGCTCAACCAATTTTTCTTTCAGATTACTTTAAGGCTTATTATCATATGCTGAGAAGGGATAAAGGGAGGTTTTTAAAAGCAAAGGAAAATGCCGATTTAATGCCCCTCGGCGCCTGTGCTTTAGCCGGGACCACCCTTCCCATCGACAGGGTCTTTGTAAAAGAACAGCTGGGTTTTTCTAAAATATATGAAAATACAATAGATGCGGTAAGCGATAGGGATTTTATAATGGAATTCCTATCTGCTTCCTCCATAATAATGGTGCATCTTTCCAGGTTGGCTGAAGACTTGATATTATGGAGCACATCCGAATTTAATTTTATCGAATTGGACGATGCTTACTCTACGGGGAGCAGCATTATGCCTCAAAAGAAAAACCCCGACGTGCTGGAGCTCATCAGGGGGAAGACGGGGCGGGTATTCGGGAATTTAATTTCGGTATTGACTATGATGAAGGGGCTTCCGCTTTCCTACAACAGGGATATGCAGGAAGACAAAGAACCTCTCTTTGATACGGTAGATACGGTTTTATCCTGCCTTAGCGTACTCCCCGGGCTTTTAAAAACAATGAAGATAAAAAAGGAAAATATGAAAAAAGCGGTAGAAGATAGCTTTATTGATGCCACTTACTATGCGGAATACCTGGTTAAAAAAGGGGTGCCCTTTCGACATGCCCACGAAGTGGTAGGGAAAATGGTGTCCTACTGCATCAAAAAGAATAAAAAATTGAGGGATTTAAATGTATTGGAATTAAAAAATTTCTCCAGCCTTTTTGAAGAAGATGTGAAGGATGAAAATAAAGGGTTTTCAATTAAATAA
- a CDS encoding argininosuccinate synthase: MKKVVLAYSGGLDTSVAIKWLKEKYDCEVVALCADLGEGKDLEFIKNKALKIGAVKSYVFDVKEEFLKNYAFAALKANALYEGVYPLSSALSRPLIAKLLVEVAKEEGAFAVAHGCTGKGNDQVRFDVSVAALAPELTVIAPVREWSMSREEEVEYAAKHGIPVPVGKENPFSIDQNLWGRSIECGVLEDPWVEPPEQAFEWTVSIKDAPNEPSYVEITFYKGEPVELNGEELSQVEIVEKLNKLAGANGFGRIDHIENRLVGIKSREVYECPASLLLIKAHRELESLTLPREVQHFKYIIEQKYAEIIYNGLWFSPLKEALDAFIEETQKYVNGIVRVKIFKGNAEVVGRKSINSMYDVKLATYAEGDLFDHNAAKGFIKLFGLPTKVFSRVNKEK, encoded by the coding sequence ATGAAAAAGGTTGTTCTTGCTTATTCGGGAGGACTCGATACTTCGGTAGCAATAAAGTGGTTGAAAGAAAAATACGATTGCGAAGTGGTGGCCTTATGCGCAGACTTAGGGGAGGGAAAGGACTTAGAGTTTATTAAAAATAAGGCTTTAAAAATTGGAGCTGTAAAAAGTTACGTATTTGATGTCAAAGAGGAATTTTTAAAAAACTACGCTTTTGCTGCACTGAAAGCCAATGCCCTTTATGAAGGAGTTTATCCCCTGAGCTCCGCACTTTCACGACCTCTGATTGCTAAGCTCCTGGTAGAGGTCGCAAAGGAAGAAGGGGCTTTTGCTGTAGCCCACGGATGTACGGGAAAGGGAAATGATCAGGTGAGGTTTGATGTATCGGTAGCAGCTTTAGCACCCGAACTTACTGTAATTGCACCCGTAAGGGAATGGAGCATGTCCCGGGAAGAAGAGGTGGAATATGCGGCAAAGCATGGAATCCCCGTACCTGTAGGAAAAGAAAATCCCTTCAGCATAGATCAAAATCTTTGGGGAAGGAGCATTGAGTGCGGAGTTTTGGAGGATCCATGGGTGGAACCGCCGGAGCAAGCGTTTGAATGGACCGTTTCGATAAAAGATGCGCCGAACGAGCCCTCCTATGTGGAAATAACCTTTTATAAAGGAGAGCCGGTAGAATTAAATGGAGAAGAACTTTCCCAGGTGGAAATCGTAGAGAAATTAAATAAGTTAGCGGGGGCAAACGGTTTTGGAAGGATTGATCATATAGAAAATCGTTTGGTGGGGATAAAATCCAGGGAGGTTTATGAATGTCCGGCCTCGCTCCTATTAATAAAAGCTCACAGGGAATTAGAAAGCCTTACCCTTCCCCGGGAGGTGCAGCATTTTAAATACATTATTGAACAAAAATACGCAGAAATAATTTACAACGGCCTATGGTTTTCTCCTTTGAAGGAAGCCTTAGACGCATTTATTGAAGAAACTCAAAAATACGTTAATGGAATTGTACGTGTCAAAATATTTAAAGGAAATGCGGAAGTGGTGGGAAGGAAATCAATAAACTCAATGTACGATGTTAAACTCGCCACATATGCCGAAGGAGATTTGTTCGACCACAATGCGGCCAAAGGGTTTATTAAGCTTTTTGGACTCCCCACAAAGGTGTTTTCCCGGGTAAATAAAGAAAAGTAA